Sequence from the Gloeomargarita sp. SKYB120 genome:
AACAATAGCGCCGCAATCAACCCATGGCTTACCATCTGGGCCACCGCCGCCACCAGGGACAAGGGGGTTGCCGCCGCTGCCGCCAGCAAGACATAGCCCATGTGCCCAATCGAGCTAAAGGCCACCACCCGTTTCATATCCTGCTGCCCAATCGCCATCAACGAGCCGTACAAGACGCTCACCACTGCCCAGACCGCCAGCACCGGCGCTAGCACCCGCCACCCCTCTGGCAGCAACTGCACCCCAAACCGCAATAACCCGTACGTTCCCAGCTTGAGCAAGACGCCCGCCAACAACATGGAAACTTCCGTGGACGCTTCCACATGGGCATCCGGCAACCAGGTATGCAGCGGCACCAATGGAATCTTGATGCCCAGCCCCAGCAGCAATAAAACCAACAGGCCGATTTGCGCCCCCAAACCCAGCGTTTTCGCAGCCATCACAATCACTTCGTAATCAAAGGACCCTGCGCCGCTGAGCACCACCAAACCAAAAAACGCCGCCAACAGGAGCAACCCCGAAATGGCCGTATAGACCAAAAACTTGACCGCTGCGTAGTCCCGCCGTGGCCCACCCCAGATGGCAATGAGTAGATACAGGGGCAGCAACTCCAGTTCATAAAACAGGAAAAACAACAGCAAATTTTGGGCCAGGAATGCGCCCGCTACCGCCGCACCCGCCAGCAGCACCAAGCTGTAGTACAAACGGGGACGAGATGCCGGATGAGGGCTGGCAACCACCAGCGCCACGATGAGACTGTTTAATCCCAGCAGGGGCAATGACAGGCCATCCACCGCCAAGCGATAGCTCAACCCCAGGTTGTCTAACCAGGGGAGCGATTGCACCATTTGCCAGCCAGCCGTGTGGACATCAAACTGGGCCAGCAACACCCCCGTCCAAATTGCTACGACGGCAACTGTTGCCAAGGCGACTGAACGCACCCACCGCCCCGGCGCCAGCCACAGCAACAGCACCCCCAGCAACGGCCAGCCAATCAAGCCACTTAACATGGGATAGGGAAACGCGCCAGCCTGAATTCATTCTAGGGAACTTGGTGATGCTGCTTGCCTATTTAGACCCAGACCAGCGGGCGTTCTTGACTCGCACTGCCCAGGCCGTCGCTGCCATGGGTGGGCACGTGTACTTGGTAGGGGGCGGGGTACGGGATTTGCTGCTGGCCCAATCCCAGGGGCAGACCATCACCTTGAGCGACATGGATTTGGTGCTCGATCAGGTGTCTCCAGATGCCATTGGCGAATTGGCGCAACAGATGAGTCGCTGGCGTCCTGGTGCCCTGGTGCAACCCCATCCCAAGTTCCACACCTGCGACTTGCTCTGGCCGGATTTGGCCTTGGATTTAGCGCTGGCGCGGCGGGAGACCTATCCCCATCCAGCGGCCAACCCCCTGGTCACGCCAGCGGACATCCACCAGGATTTACACCGCCGCGACTTTACCATCAATGCCATGGCGCTGGGTTTGCATCCCGCAGGCGTTTTGCTGGACCCGTTCGATGGGCAGGGGGATTTGCAGCGCAAGTCTTTGCGGGTGTTGCATGAACGGAGCTTCGCTGATGACCCCACTCGGCTATGGCGGGGCGTGCGCTATGGGGTGCGCTACGGGTTGCAATTTGCCCCGGAAACCGTAGCCCAATGGCATGCGACGTTAGCCAGTGGTGTGTATGAATACTGGCGTCAACAACCAGGGCAAGCGCCGGCGCTGCAAACCCGCTTGCGGGCGGAATTGCACTATCTCTGGCAAATGGCGCAGTGGGTCCAGGCGGGACGGTGGTTAGAAGCGCTAGGCGCCTGGGCCTGCATTCACCCCGAACTGCACTGGACGCCGGC
This genomic interval carries:
- a CDS encoding NADH-quinone oxidoreductase subunit M produces the protein MLSGLIGWPLLGVLLLWLAPGRWVRSVALATVAVVAIWTGVLLAQFDVHTAGWQMVQSLPWLDNLGLSYRLAVDGLSLPLLGLNSLIVALVVASPHPASRPRLYYSLVLLAGAAVAGAFLAQNLLLFFLFYELELLPLYLLIAIWGGPRRDYAAVKFLVYTAISGLLLLAAFFGLVVLSGAGSFDYEVIVMAAKTLGLGAQIGLLVLLLLGLGIKIPLVPLHTWLPDAHVEASTEVSMLLAGVLLKLGTYGLLRFGVQLLPEGWRVLAPVLAVWAVVSVLYGSLMAIGQQDMKRVVAFSSIGHMGYVLLAAAAATPLSLVAAVAQMVSHGLIAALLFFLVGVVYRVTGTRDLAKLQGLLTPERGLPVVGSLMILAVMASSGIPGMVGFISEFMVFRGSFPVFPVPTVLAMLGTALTSVYFLLLVNRAFFGRLTPALAELPPVTWGQRLPAVVLAGLVVMLGLQPSWLVRWSEVTVSHWGLG